A window from Ciconia boyciana chromosome 21, ASM3463844v1, whole genome shotgun sequence encodes these proteins:
- the TMEM39B gene encoding transmembrane protein 39B produces MAGGRRGPNRTSYCRNPLCEPGAAGGSGHSTSSSVTGVRSRTRSGSGTGLSSPPLATQTVVPLRHCKIPELPVERSVLFELQLFFCHLVALFVHYINIYKTVWWYPPSHPPSHTSLNFHLIDFNVLTVTTIVLARRLIGAIVKEASQSGKVSLPRTIFLVITRFAVLTGTGWSLCRSIIHLFRTYSFLNLLFLCYPFGMYIPFLQLNCDFRKTGLFSQVANIGPRETSEVNSRGRDYLTVLKETWKQHTRQMYGMEAMPTHACCLSPDLIRNEVEYLKMDFNWRMKEVLVSSMLSAYYVAFVPVWFVKNTQYYDKRWSCELFLLVSISTSVILMQYLLPARYCDLLHKAAAHLGCWQKVDPALCSNVLQHQWTEECMWPQGVLVKHSKNVYKAVGHYNVAVPSDVSHFRFHFFFSKPLRILNILILLEGAVIFYQLYSLISSEKWHQTISLALILFSNYYAFFKLLRDRLVLGKAYSYSASRDSEQKLN; encoded by the exons GAGCGGTTCAGGTACAGGCCTTTCCAGCCCACCTTTGGCAACTCAGACGGTCGTCCCCCTCCGGCACTGTAAGATCCCAGAGCTGCCTGTGGAGAGGAGTGTGCTGTTTGAACTTCAGCTCTTCTTCTGTCATCTCGTTGCTCTGTTTGTCCACTACATCAACATCTACAAAACTGTGTGGTGGTACCCACCCTCCCATCCGCCTTCACACACGTCATTG AACTTTCATCTTATTGACTTCAACGTGCTGACAGTGACGACCATCGTCCTGGCACGCCGGCTGATCGGTGCTATTGTGAAGGAG GCTTCACAGAGTGGCAAAGTCTCCCTGCCACGCACTATTTTCCTGGTGATCACTCGGTTTGCTGTTCTCACTGGCACAGGCTGGAGTTTGTGTCGATCAATAATTCACCTTTTCAGAACCTACTCTTTCCTTAATCTCCTGTTCCTGTGTTACCC GTTTGGCATGTACATTCCCTTCCTTCAGCTGAACTGTGACTTTCGGAAGACGggcctcttctcccaggtagccAACATCGGTCCCAGAGAGACCAGCGAGGTGAACTCCAGGGGCAGAGACTACCTGACCGTCCTAAAGGAAACCTGGAAGCAGCACACTCGACAGATGTACGGCATGGAGGCCATGCCCACTCatgcctgctgcctctccccagaTCTCATCCGCAATGAGGTGGAATACCTGAAAATGGACTTTAACTGGCGGATGAAAGAGGTGCTGGTGAGCTCCATGCTCAGTGCCTACTACGTGGCCTTTGTGCCGGTCTGGTTTGTGAAG AACACTCAGTACTATGACAAACGCTGGTCGTGTGAGCTCTTCCTTCTGGTTTCCATCAGCACGTCTGTGATCCTGATGCAGTACCTCTTACCTGCGCGCTACTGTGACCTGCTCCATAAAGCCGCAGCGCACCTGGGCTGCTGGCAGAAGGTCGATCCAGCCCTCTGCTCCAACGTGCTACAGCATCA GTGGACAGAGGAGTGCATGTGGCCACAGGGAGTGTTAGTGAAACACAGCAAGAACGTGTACAAAGCTGTGGGGCATTACAACGTGGCGGTGCCCTCAGACGTCTCGCACTTCCGCTTTCAC TTCTTTTTCAGCAAACCACTGAGAATCCTCAACATCCTGATTCTGCTGGAAGGAGCTGTCATCTTCTACCAGCTTTACTCACTGATTTCTTCAGAGAAGTGGCACCAGACCATCTCGCTGGCTCTGATCCTCTTCAGCAATTACTACGCCTTCTTCAAGCTGCTGCGTGACCGTCTGGTGCTGGGCAAAGCCTACTCATATTCTGCCAGCAGAGACTCAGAGCAgaagttaaattaa